In one window of Methanococcoides methylutens DNA:
- the hemL gene encoding glutamate-1-semialdehyde 2,1-aminomutase, whose amino-acid sequence MVTLDKSKDLFDKAKTLLPGGVSSPVRAIKPYPFYTESANGSRITDVDGNEYIDYCLAYGPKILGHANPVIRQAIIDQLDKGWLYGTPTQLEVTLAEKIASLYPSIDMLRFISTGTEATMSALRAARGFTRKNKFIKIEGGFHGAHDAVLVKAGSGATTHGEPDSLGIPADFTKNTLQVAYNDIEAMTEVIESNQDDMAAVIMEPVLGNIGPILPQGDYLKEVRKVTEENDVVLIFDEVITGFRLAMGGAQEYFGVTPDMTTLGKIVGGGLPIGVFGGKREIIDMISPSGPVYQAGTFSGSPASVAAGIAALDVLEKEKVHEKLEATGNMMRSNLSDIIADKGLDYNVGGIGSMFKVFFGNMPLNYQDVLKCDKEGYVQFFHDMLDSGVFLPPSQFETNFLSMAHTEEDIEKTLDAYAANLK is encoded by the coding sequence ATGGTTACTTTAGACAAATCCAAGGATCTATTCGACAAGGCAAAAACGCTTCTTCCAGGTGGTGTGAGCAGTCCGGTACGTGCTATCAAGCCTTACCCGTTCTATACAGAATCAGCTAACGGTTCCCGTATCACTGATGTCGATGGTAATGAGTACATCGATTACTGTCTTGCATACGGACCCAAGATTCTGGGACATGCAAATCCTGTTATCAGGCAGGCGATTATCGACCAGCTTGATAAAGGCTGGCTTTACGGAACTCCAACTCAGCTTGAGGTGACCCTTGCAGAGAAGATCGCATCCCTCTACCCAAGCATCGATATGCTGAGATTCATCTCAACAGGCACTGAAGCTACAATGAGTGCCCTTAGGGCTGCCCGTGGATTTACGAGAAAGAACAAGTTTATCAAGATAGAGGGTGGGTTCCACGGTGCACACGATGCTGTGCTTGTAAAAGCAGGATCCGGAGCTACCACGCATGGTGAGCCGGATTCCCTTGGAATCCCTGCAGATTTTACAAAGAACACTCTTCAGGTAGCTTACAATGATATTGAGGCAATGACCGAGGTCATCGAATCCAACCAGGATGATATGGCTGCTGTAATTATGGAGCCTGTGCTTGGTAATATCGGTCCCATACTTCCGCAGGGCGATTACCTGAAAGAGGTCCGAAAGGTCACAGAAGAGAACGATGTTGTCCTTATCTTTGATGAGGTCATCACAGGTTTCAGGCTTGCAATGGGTGGTGCACAGGAGTACTTTGGTGTCACACCTGACATGACAACCCTTGGAAAGATCGTTGGTGGCGGACTTCCTATCGGTGTTTTCGGTGGTAAGCGCGAAATAATTGATATGATATCCCCCTCAGGTCCGGTTTACCAGGCAGGTACTTTCAGTGGCAGTCCTGCATCAGTTGCAGCTGGTATTGCAGCCCTTGATGTACTGGAAAAGGAAAAGGTCCATGAAAAGCTTGAAGCAACCGGAAATATGATGCGTTCTAACCTTTCAGATATCATTGCTGACAAGGGACTTGATTATAATGTTGGTGGCATTGGTTCAATGTTCAAGGTGTTCTTCGGTAATATGCCTCTGAACTACCAGGATGTTCTCAAATGCGATAAGGAAGGTTACGTGCAGTTCTTCCACGACATGCTTGACAGCGGAGTGTTCCTGCCCCCATCCCAGTTTGAGACGAACTTCCTTTCAATGGCACACACAGAGGAAGATATTGAGAAGACCCTCGATGCATATGCAGCTAACCTGAAATAA
- the hemB gene encoding porphobilinogen synthase, protein MFPHVRMRRLRSGKIRDLVRETELSANDLIYPMFVDETIDSTVDVSSMPGVQRLPLDKVVDDAKDAADLGIPAVVLFGIPEHKDETGTCSYGDEDIVQQAVRAIKEDLGKDMVVITDVCMCEYTSHGHCGVVDFETEEVLNDPTLDILGRIAVSHANAGADIVAPSGMMDGMIGAIRTALDDGNFKNTPIMSYAAKYSSAFYGPFRDAADSGFQFGDRSAYQMDPANSDEAIREVELDILEGADMVMVKPALPYLDIIYRIKHEFKMPTAAYNVSGEYSMLKAAAEKGWLDEKQVMHESLLSIKRAGADMILTYFAKDLARMLK, encoded by the coding sequence ATGTTCCCACATGTTAGAATGCGAAGGTTAAGAAGTGGTAAGATACGTGATCTGGTTCGGGAGACCGAACTTAGCGCTAACGACTTGATATATCCTATGTTCGTGGATGAAACCATTGATTCTACTGTGGATGTGTCATCTATGCCCGGTGTCCAGCGTTTGCCTCTGGATAAGGTTGTTGATGATGCAAAGGATGCAGCAGATCTTGGAATTCCTGCAGTGGTACTTTTCGGTATCCCGGAGCACAAGGATGAGACTGGCACCTGTTCCTATGGCGATGAGGACATTGTCCAGCAGGCTGTCCGTGCTATCAAGGAAGACCTTGGAAAGGACATGGTGGTCATCACTGATGTCTGCATGTGTGAATACACAAGCCATGGTCATTGTGGTGTTGTGGACTTTGAGACCGAAGAGGTTCTCAATGACCCGACCCTTGACATACTGGGCAGGATCGCTGTAAGTCATGCAAATGCAGGTGCTGACATTGTGGCACCTTCAGGTATGATGGACGGTATGATCGGTGCTATTCGTACGGCTCTGGATGATGGGAATTTCAAGAACACTCCTATAATGTCCTATGCAGCCAAATATTCTTCAGCATTCTATGGTCCTTTCAGGGATGCAGCAGATTCCGGATTCCAGTTCGGGGATCGTTCAGCCTACCAGATGGACCCTGCAAATTCCGACGAGGCTATTCGCGAGGTCGAACTGGATATACTCGAAGGTGCTGACATGGTGATGGTCAAGCCGGCATTGCCTTATCTTGATATTATCTATCGTATCAAGCACGAGTTCAAGATGCCTACAGCTGCATACAATGTCAGTGGTGAGTATTCAATGCTCAAGGCAGCAGCGGAAAAAGGCTGGCTGGACGAGAAGCAAGTTATGCATGAATCATTGCTTTCCATCAAGCGTGCAGGTGCTGACATGATCCTGACATATTTTGCAAAGGACCTTGCAAGGATGTTGAAATAA